The Pungitius pungitius chromosome 21, fPunPun2.1, whole genome shotgun sequence genome includes the window CATTTCCCCCCCGAATCCCCCGCCCACTGGAGCCTGTGGAAAGCGGGAtgcgggacgggggggggggggagacttacGCAGACACTCGTTGGCCTCGCGGGCGTTGGCCCTCTGCCACGGCCGGTCGTAGTGGAACGGCTTGCAGCGGTCGCACTCGGGTCCCTCCGTGTTGTGCTTGCAGTCGCACACCAGTTTGCCCTCTTTGTCCTTCAGACAGCGCGAGCCGTGTCCGTTGCACTTGCACCTCCCGCCCACCTGGAAGTCCCCCACCGCGTAGAAGTAAGTCGGCAGCGCGgtcgtcgccgccgccgccgccgccgaacccgccgccgccgcgtggCCGTCGTCGTCCCTCCCTCCGCCGTTGGCCCGGAGCCCCAGCTCCCGGGGCAGCTGCGGCCGGCTGAAGACCACGCGGATGTCCGTGACCGTCACCCAGTCCTGGAGGACGGGGCTGTTGTCGAAGTCTTTGCCCGAGGGGCGTCCGTCCAGGGTGCTGAAGGCGATGAGGCCTCCGGACGGCGGGTAAGGGTCCGTGTGGCCGTCGGCGCAGAGAGCCTCCTGCTCGTTCTGCTTGGTGATGGCCGCTTTGTTGGGCCGGTTGTACACGCGCCGGCACTGCGAGGAGTAGAACTGGTAGGGCACCCACGTCTTGCCGTAGTCCATGCTCTTGTGGATGGCCAGCGACTCGGGCCGCGGGGAGCAGAACTGCAGGCTGACGTAGGTGATCTCAAACTTCTTGCCCAGCGAAAGGGTGAGGCTCACGTTGTGCGGCGAGCTGTTCAGGTTCTCCGACTGCCAGCAGGTGAGGTTGTGCGCCGTGTTGTGGTCAGTGAGGTAGGAGGCGGGGTGGGGCGCGCCGAGGGTCCGCCGCGTCGCAGATCTGGCACGCGCGCACCGAGGGCCGGTCGTCGCCCCGCTCCACCACGCTGCAGGAGCGCGACGGGGGGCGGCCGCAGACGCTGGAGACCCCCACCTCCTTGCCGAAGGCCGCGTTGATGAAGTCGGGGATGCAGCGGCGGGCGGCGCCCGTGTCGTCGTAGCAGGGGTCCGGCGGGGTCTGCTGCCCCGCGAAGGGGTTGGTGGGGACCGTGGGCGGAAACGGAGACAACCAGGAGGCACAGGGCCAGCAGGCCCCTCCAGGGATCCCTCATCCTGCTCGAAaggccccgtgtgtgtgtgtgtctttgtgtgtgtgtgtgtcgcggtGGAGATGCGTCCGTGGGTCTCTCCCCGATGGGTCTGTGATTGGGAGTCGATGGAAGGAGGGTGTCTGAGCTCAGTGACCCTTCGCTTCAGGATGACCGGAGTCCttcctgtgagagagagagagagaagcaaaacacaaaaggtcAATGTCATACTTTTACCACAACAGGGCATGAAACAGAAAGTGATGCCAGAGCCATTTCTACCGTACGAGAACAAGTGAGCATCTTCAAAATGAAATTCTATTTGCCTGTGTCATCGTATTCTCCCACTTGCGGTCGTACAGTACAAAGCTTTCATTGACTGAAAGCCTGTCGAAAGGAAAAGACAGTTAGACAGGGGCCCCAAGAGAAAGGATGTGACCATTTAAAGAGAGCCATTAGTGGCTACAAGTGACTGCTTCCTGAATTTTAATGCCGGGCCTCTCATTCAGTGCTTTTCCATTCGGGTCAAAACCGGCCCGAGCCCTGCGGTCGTGCTCGAGTAGCGCGGCAGAAGTCACCCCGTAAGCCCTGGTCGTGCTGCAGAGCAGTGGACcgtgtgtgacccccccccccccccccgccaaaccTATTTCTTCATACAGAGACCACGCCTCTAATCTTGAGCTCTCACTCATTGTTGCCCGGCGCTGACCCCGGAGGGGGCGGCGTGACGTTCATTCGGCGAAACCAGAAGGTTCCCCAAAAGTGAGGATTATTCTCGACCTTAGAATAAGCCGAGGCCACGAGGCTCCATTCAAGCCTTTCTAAACCTCCGGGTCAAGAAAGGtacctggatgacatcattCATACGTCTCAAAGCCAGACGAGGGGCCTCTCGGTCcaaagggagaaagaggggggtgcgtgggggggtggggggggcctcGGGTCGAAGAACAAGACAGAGAAAAGCGATGTTTGTAGCCCAAGGCTTTTCCTTCTAtaatccccttttttttttttttacttccctgGGTGTCGAGCCCCCATTTCACAAACAGACAGCCGAGGGGTTgagaaggcccccccccccccccccccccctctcatacTACAGCATCCCTCTTCATCTCCATAGAACAAAAGGGCGCCTCTGTATCCACTTCAGTCGAGCGGGGTGAGGCAGACTGGCGGATTTAAGAGGAGtcggaaaaaaactaaaacaaaagtttgGTTCTTTTCTTGTGGGAGGGGGTCCTGAACCAGCCGCCCAGTGGCCCCCGGTGAATAGGACCGCTCTCCTGTGCTCGAGGGCTGAGGCACCGGGCATTGGGCGTTAACCACTCACAATTTAAAAGTGCGTCGTTCCAGCTCAGCGTGAAGATCCGAACACGAAAACGTGAAAATTGCAATATTTAACAGGTGAAGAAATGGATGGCAGGGAGGGGGCCAGCTGGCAGGCGATTGGAGCGAGAGCGGATGAGGACATCGATCAATGAGTCTGAGGACGAGGAGGTTAAAGCGGGCGCGCAGGGGAGGGAGTTCATCAGCCCAGGCACTCCATCAAAAGGCTGGCGGCCCCCTGACACCCACTGGGGAGGGACTGGGGAGACGGCTGATGGAATTAGCAACTCATTAGCATCCAGGGCCCAGCTTCCATCAGCAGCGTGCTCATCCAAGGAAAGAGACAGTGGGGAGGCTCTGAgagggaagggggtggggggggggggggtaggaaatgacaggtgaggggggggggagggagacggaATTATTCAGACTTAGTATTTGATGGGCATGTAGaaaagtttgtttttgtaaagcaGGAAACTACTTGACCGAGTTATGAGACTGGAAAAGAGGATAAACAGACACAAGGAAAGAAGAGTTTCAGAAGATAAGAAgggaagagggtgggggggggtttggtggggggggagagaaacagcGACAGGCGCGACAGTGATAAAGCAGAAGCGACTCGAGGGAGGGCGAGCGAGGACAGATATGAATGAAAGCagtaggagagagaggggaaagtgtcagcgatggaggaagagaaagtaAAATAtgagaaggggggcggggggggggggggagagaggaggcggaTTAAGGTGGAGAGGACTGCATCGGGTCTGCGTCTGGACTTCGGATGACTAAATATGGTGCGGCCCGTGTgtcccgccgccgccgggccTGCTGGGGGATTCTTCCCAGGGTCTGGTGCTGTCAGACGAGCGTGTAGGTTAAACAGAGGGAGAGCATCTCTATTAAAGAGCGTATTCCAAGCGGTCCATGCTTGCAAAATGTACCTTCCCGGGATCCCCAATAGACAATAGACGGATTTAAAACTCCCAAGCACTAAAGCAAATAATGTATTTTCCAAATGTCCCACTGTTCCTCCCACAGATGACCCCCGTTATTACAAGACGCGCTGGAATGACACCAACCTCCAATCCGGGTGTTGGTTTCCATATGGGGCGACTGGTGTGTCCACATTTAGATCATGTAACGAGCGCACAACCCCGCCACCATAtggtatgtttaaaaaaaaaa containing:
- the ntn2 gene encoding LOW QUALITY PROTEIN: netrin 2 (The sequence of the model RefSeq protein was modified relative to this genomic sequence to represent the inferred CDS: deleted 2 bases in 2 codons), encoding MRDPWRGLLALCLLVVSVSAHGPTNPFAGQQTPPDPCYDDTGAARRCIPDFINAAFGKEVGVSSVCGRPPSRSCSVVERGDDRPSVRACQICDAADPRRAHPASYLTDHNTAHNLTCWQSENLNSSPHNVSLTLSLGKKFEITYVSLQFCSPRPESLAIHKSMDYGKTWVPYQFYSSQCRRVYNRPNKAAITKQNEQEALCADGHTDPYPPSGGLIAFSTLDGRPSGKDFDNSPVLQDWVTVTDIRVVFSRPQLPRELGLRANGGGRDDDGHAAAAGSAAAAAATTALPTYFYAVGDFQVGGRCKCNGHGSRCLKDKEGKLVCDCKHNTEGPECDRCKPFHYDRPWQRANAREANECLPCNCNLHARRCRFNMELYKLSGRKSGGVCMNCRHNTAGRHCHYCKEGFYRDLARPISHRRACKACDCHPVGAAGKTCNQTTGQCPCKDGVTGITCNRCAKGYQQSRSPVAPCIKIPVVNPTVVVSSTEEPADCESYCKPVKGNLKINMKKYCKKDYAVQVNVLDMETVGDWAKFSVNLVSVYKSRGEPLKRGDNVLWVHMKDLACKCPKIQMSKRFLVMGGSDGGTGPAAGPGVGPGGGAGGPGAEHVGLMADKNSLVIQWRDVWTRRLRKFQRKEKKGKCSKA